From one Mycolicibacterium sp. HK-90 genomic stretch:
- a CDS encoding cyclic nucleotide-degrading phosphodiesterase, with amino-acid sequence MRLTILGCSGSVVGPDSAASGYLVTAPDTVPMVVDFGGGVLGALQRYADPNSVNVLLSHLHADHCLDLPGLFVWRRYHPIPATERGLMYGPANTWARLGAASSPEGGEIDDFTDIFEVKQWVDGTPVQLGTLNVTPRLVCHPTESYGMRFTDPSGATLVYSGDTGYCDALVELARGADVFLCEASWTHDPSRPPKLHLSGTEAGRAAAAAGVGELLLTHIPPWTSREDVISEAKAEFDGPVHAVVCGETFDVTRG; translated from the coding sequence TTATCTGGTCACCGCACCGGACACGGTTCCGATGGTCGTCGACTTCGGCGGCGGCGTGCTGGGTGCGCTGCAGCGTTACGCCGACCCGAATTCGGTCAACGTGTTGCTGTCGCATCTGCATGCCGACCACTGCCTCGATCTGCCCGGGCTGTTCGTCTGGCGCCGGTATCACCCCATTCCCGCCACCGAGCGCGGGCTGATGTACGGGCCGGCCAACACCTGGGCCCGGTTGGGGGCGGCGTCGTCACCCGAGGGCGGCGAGATCGACGATTTCACCGACATCTTCGAGGTGAAGCAGTGGGTGGACGGCACCCCGGTGCAACTGGGCACGCTCAACGTGACCCCGCGCCTGGTGTGTCATCCGACCGAGTCCTACGGCATGCGCTTCACCGACCCGTCCGGGGCGACACTCGTCTACAGCGGTGACACCGGCTACTGCGATGCGCTGGTCGAGCTGGCGCGCGGAGCCGACGTCTTTCTCTGCGAGGCGTCGTGGACGCACGACCCGTCCCGCCCGCCCAAGCTGCACCTGTCCGGTACCGAGGCCGGGCGGGCCGCCGCCGCGGCCGGCGTCGGTGAGCTGCTGTTGACCCACATCCCGCCGTGGACCTCCCGCGAGGACGTGATCAGCGAAGCCAAGGCCGAGTTCGACGGCCCGGTACACGCCGTGGTGTGCGGCGAGACGTTCGACGTCACCCGCGGCTGA
- a CDS encoding DEAD/DEAH box helicase family protein: MTNFAFVGAADWPEINADCARAESYLNSDPRASCIYGRRAVELLVDLLYDLLALPLPYKNDLSARINESPFRAKVEPKIVHKLNLIRKAGNAAVHEQKPIAPAIALGVLRELHHVMVWAVFHHSAYPKAAPLKLAFDPKLAAKAAPLSRQEVAQLAAKFKAQDEAHAKALAEKDELAAARDAEIAKLREEVKKAQAANKQPDDRDYTETETRDTFIDLMLGEAGWPLADAKDREYKVTGMPPDNGAGYVDYVLWGADGLPLAVVEAKRTTKSPHLGQQQAKLYADCLEATTGRRPVIFYTNGFEHWIWDDAAGYPPRDIHGFYTRDELELMIQRRSTRQPLTNAPIDSAIVERHYQHRAIRAIDESFTDKRREALLVMATGSGKTRTVIALVKQLMEANWVKRVLFLADRTALVTQAANAFKAHLPDATTVNLLTEKVTDGRVYVSTYPTMMNLINDTGSGKRKFGPGYFDLVVIDEAHRSVYQKYRAIFDWFDSLLVGLTATPKDEVDHNTYRLFRLEDGVPTDAYGLDDAVKEGFLVPAVGIAGGTKVLDRGIRYADLSEDEKDEWESLDWGDDTPDEITSEEVNKVLFNESTVDMVLADLMAKGHRVAAGDRLGKTIIFAKNRDHAEFIARRFDIQYPHLAGHFARVITHGISHAQSLIDDFSVAEKAPHIAISVDMLDTGIDVPEVVNLVFFKLVRSKTKFWQMIGRGTRLCPDLFGPGQHKQNFYVFDYCGNLEHFSQDLPGSPGSLQKSLNQRLFETRLGLITALDHLQPPTDPDPGEGQGTETDRGLRVDVAWSLHRIVAGMTLDNFLVRPHRRLVEQYAQWEPWAGALSNETASDVAESLAGLPSTHKDDDEDAKRFDMLILRRQLAQLEGDALAAERLREKIQDIASGLLNQTAIPSIAAQQELLDDVAGDQWWVDITLPMLEHARRKLRGLLRFLEKSKKVVVYTDFADELGQSTIVDLPGITPGTNWERFELKAKAYLKQHQDHIALQRLRRNKPLTHADLVALEDMLVDSGTGGADDIALAKEQAHGLGLFIRGLVGLDHEAAVDAFSTFLDGTKFSADQIRFINLIITELTANGVVEPARLYESPYIDHAPTGPDDVFPETDVDNIVQILNTVKGNAVPADGVA; the protein is encoded by the coding sequence GTGACCAACTTCGCTTTCGTCGGTGCGGCCGACTGGCCGGAGATCAATGCCGACTGTGCGCGCGCCGAAAGCTATCTCAACTCGGACCCACGCGCGTCCTGCATCTATGGCCGACGTGCCGTCGAGCTCCTGGTGGACCTGCTGTACGACCTCCTGGCCCTGCCGCTGCCCTACAAGAACGACCTGTCGGCGCGCATCAACGAGTCACCGTTTCGCGCCAAGGTCGAGCCGAAGATCGTCCACAAGCTCAACCTGATCCGCAAAGCCGGCAATGCCGCCGTGCACGAACAGAAGCCGATCGCCCCGGCGATCGCCCTCGGCGTGCTGCGCGAGCTGCACCACGTCATGGTGTGGGCGGTGTTCCACCACTCGGCCTACCCGAAAGCAGCGCCGTTGAAGCTGGCTTTCGACCCCAAGTTGGCTGCGAAGGCCGCTCCCCTGAGCCGCCAAGAAGTGGCACAACTCGCGGCGAAGTTCAAAGCCCAGGACGAGGCACACGCCAAGGCACTGGCGGAGAAGGACGAGCTCGCGGCCGCCCGCGATGCCGAAATCGCCAAACTGCGTGAGGAAGTCAAAAAGGCTCAGGCTGCCAACAAGCAACCTGACGACCGCGACTACACCGAGACCGAAACCCGCGACACGTTCATCGACCTCATGTTGGGCGAGGCCGGGTGGCCACTGGCAGACGCCAAGGACCGCGAGTACAAGGTCACCGGCATGCCGCCCGACAACGGCGCTGGATACGTCGACTATGTGTTGTGGGGCGCCGACGGACTGCCACTGGCGGTGGTGGAGGCCAAACGCACCACCAAAAGCCCGCACCTCGGCCAGCAGCAGGCCAAACTGTATGCCGACTGTTTGGAGGCCACGACGGGCCGTCGGCCGGTCATCTTCTACACCAACGGTTTTGAGCACTGGATCTGGGACGATGCAGCGGGTTATCCACCGCGGGACATCCACGGGTTCTACACCCGTGACGAACTGGAACTCATGATCCAGCGGCGCTCGACGCGCCAACCGCTCACGAACGCCCCGATCGACTCGGCGATTGTCGAACGCCACTACCAACACCGCGCCATCCGAGCGATCGACGAAAGCTTCACCGACAAGCGTCGCGAAGCGTTGTTGGTGATGGCCACCGGTTCAGGCAAGACCCGCACCGTCATCGCACTGGTCAAGCAACTCATGGAGGCCAACTGGGTCAAGCGAGTGCTGTTCCTGGCCGACCGCACCGCGCTCGTCACCCAGGCCGCCAACGCGTTCAAGGCTCATCTGCCCGACGCCACCACGGTGAACCTATTGACCGAGAAGGTCACCGACGGTCGCGTCTACGTCAGCACCTACCCGACGATGATGAACCTGATCAACGACACCGGTTCGGGAAAAAGGAAGTTCGGCCCCGGCTACTTCGACCTGGTGGTCATCGACGAAGCCCACCGTTCCGTCTACCAGAAGTACCGGGCCATCTTCGACTGGTTCGACTCCTTGCTGGTCGGTCTGACCGCGACCCCGAAGGACGAGGTCGACCACAACACCTACCGGCTGTTCCGTCTCGAGGATGGCGTACCCACCGATGCCTACGGACTCGACGACGCGGTCAAGGAGGGCTTCCTGGTGCCCGCCGTTGGAATCGCCGGCGGCACAAAGGTCCTCGACCGCGGCATCCGGTATGCCGACCTGTCCGAGGACGAGAAAGACGAATGGGAATCCCTGGACTGGGGTGACGATACCCCGGACGAGATCACCTCCGAGGAAGTGAACAAGGTCCTGTTCAACGAAAGCACGGTCGACATGGTGCTCGCCGACCTGATGGCCAAAGGACATCGAGTCGCCGCCGGCGACCGGTTGGGCAAAACGATCATCTTCGCCAAGAACCGCGACCACGCCGAATTCATCGCCCGTCGTTTCGACATCCAATACCCGCACTTGGCAGGGCATTTCGCGCGCGTCATCACCCACGGCATCTCGCATGCGCAATCGCTGATCGACGACTTCTCCGTCGCCGAGAAGGCGCCGCACATCGCGATCTCGGTGGACATGCTCGACACCGGCATCGACGTACCCGAAGTCGTCAATCTGGTTTTCTTCAAACTGGTGCGCTCCAAGACGAAGTTCTGGCAGATGATCGGACGCGGCACCCGACTGTGCCCTGACCTGTTCGGCCCCGGGCAGCACAAACAGAACTTCTATGTCTTCGATTATTGCGGAAACCTCGAACACTTCAGCCAGGACCTGCCCGGATCGCCTGGGTCGTTGCAGAAGTCGTTGAACCAGAGGCTGTTCGAAACCCGTCTGGGCTTGATCACCGCGCTCGATCACCTGCAGCCACCCACCGATCCCGATCCCGGTGAAGGGCAGGGAACCGAAACCGACCGTGGCCTGCGCGTCGACGTGGCATGGTCGCTGCACCGCATCGTGGCCGGGATGACACTGGACAACTTCCTGGTGCGTCCACATCGTCGGCTGGTCGAGCAGTACGCACAGTGGGAACCCTGGGCGGGCGCACTGAGCAACGAGACCGCCTCCGACGTCGCTGAATCGCTGGCCGGCCTGCCGTCAACGCACAAAGACGACGACGAGGACGCCAAGCGTTTCGACATGCTGATCCTCCGTCGCCAGCTTGCCCAACTCGAAGGCGATGCCCTTGCCGCCGAACGACTACGCGAGAAGATCCAGGACATCGCATCGGGCCTGCTGAACCAGACCGCGATTCCCTCGATCGCCGCGCAACAGGAGCTGCTGGACGACGTCGCCGGCGACCAATGGTGGGTCGACATCACCCTGCCGATGCTCGAGCATGCGCGTCGCAAACTACGGGGGCTACTGAGGTTCCTCGAGAAATCCAAGAAGGTCGTCGTCTACACCGACTTCGCCGACGAACTCGGACAGTCCACCATCGTCGACCTGCCCGGCATCACACCCGGCACCAACTGGGAACGATTCGAGCTCAAGGCCAAGGCGTATCTCAAGCAGCATCAAGACCACATCGCGCTGCAACGCCTGCGCCGCAACAAGCCGTTGACCCATGCCGATCTCGTGGCACTCGAAGACATGCTCGTCGACAGCGGCACCGGAGGTGCGGACGACATCGCACTCGCCAAGGAACAGGCGCATGGGCTGGGCCTGTTCATCCGCGGACTCGTAGGTCTCGACCATGAGGCTGCCGTCGACGCCTTCTCCACGTTCCTCGACGGCACAAAATTCAGCGCCGACCAGATCCGGTTCATCAACCTCATCATCACCGAACTCACTGCCAACGGCGTCGTCGAACCCGCTCGCCTGTACGAATCCCCCTACATCGACCACGCACCGACCGGGCCCGATGATGTGTTCCCCGAGACTGATGTGGACAACATCGTCCAGATTCTGAACACCGTGAAGGGAAATGCCGTACCGGCCGACGGGGTTGCGTAG
- a CDS encoding DUF3817 domain-containing protein has protein sequence MTAPEPRTEVTPAVSTPKETIRKALLGYRVFAWATGLWLIALCYEMVLKYIVQVDNPPGWIGVVHGWVYFIYLMFTANLAVKIRWPIGKAIGVLLAGTIPLLGIIVEHFNTRDIKERFEL, from the coding sequence ATGACCGCACCAGAACCGAGGACCGAGGTCACGCCCGCCGTTTCGACGCCCAAGGAGACCATCCGCAAGGCGCTGCTGGGCTACCGGGTGTTCGCGTGGGCGACCGGCCTGTGGCTGATCGCCCTCTGCTACGAGATGGTGCTCAAGTACATCGTGCAGGTCGACAATCCCCCGGGCTGGATCGGTGTGGTGCACGGCTGGGTGTACTTCATCTACCTGATGTTCACCGCCAACCTTGCGGTCAAGATCCGCTGGCCCATCGGCAAGGCCATCGGAGTTCTGCTGGCCGGCACCATCCCGCTGCTGGGCATCATCGTCGAGCACTTCAACACCCGCGACATCAAGGAACGCTTCGAGCTGTAG
- the rdgB gene encoding RdgB/HAM1 family non-canonical purine NTP pyrophosphatase, with translation MPSLLVASRNPKKLAELRRVLDAAGIVGLELLSLADVAAYDEAPETGATFEENALAKAADGFRATGLACVADDSGISVSALNGMPGVLSARWSGRHGDDAANTALLLGQLADVPDSRRGAAFVSACALVSASGQTVVRGEWPGTVTRSPRGDGGFGYDPVFLPEGSDRTAAELTAAEKDAASHRGRALALLVPALRELAGS, from the coding sequence GTGCCCTCGTTACTTGTCGCCAGCCGTAACCCGAAGAAGCTGGCCGAGCTGCGGCGGGTGCTGGATGCCGCCGGGATAGTCGGTCTGGAGTTGTTGTCGCTGGCCGATGTGGCTGCGTACGACGAGGCACCCGAAACCGGAGCGACGTTCGAGGAGAACGCCCTGGCCAAAGCTGCGGACGGCTTCCGGGCCACCGGGTTGGCCTGTGTGGCAGACGATTCGGGGATCTCGGTCTCGGCCCTGAACGGGATGCCCGGCGTCTTGTCGGCGCGATGGTCCGGGCGGCACGGAGACGACGCCGCCAACACCGCACTGCTGCTGGGCCAGTTGGCCGACGTGCCGGATTCTCGGCGCGGGGCGGCGTTCGTGTCGGCGTGCGCGTTGGTCTCTGCATCGGGTCAGACCGTGGTGCGGGGCGAGTGGCCCGGTACCGTCACGCGTTCGCCGCGCGGTGATGGCGGGTTCGGGTATGACCCGGTGTTCCTGCCTGAAGGTTCTGACCGCACTGCCGCCGAGCTGACGGCCGCCGAGAAAGACGCGGCATCGCACCGCGGCCGCGCGCTGGCGTTGTTGGTGCCTGCGCTGCGGGAGCTGGCGGGGTCTTAG
- the rph gene encoding ribonuclease PH, whose product MSKREDGRLDDELRPVTITRGFTSHPAGSVLVEFGQTRVMCTASVTEGVPRWRKGSGQGWLTAEYAMLPAATHDRSDRESVKGRVGGRTQEISRLVGRSLRACIDLGALGENTIAIDCDVLQADGGTRTAAITGAYVALSDAVTYLAAAGRLSDPRPLSCAIAAVSVGVVDGRVRVDLPYVEDSRAEVDMNVVATDTGTLVEIQGTGEGATFPRSTLDKMLDAALGACEQLFVIQREALELPYPGVLPEGPAPKKAFGS is encoded by the coding sequence GTGTCGAAGCGAGAAGACGGCCGTCTCGATGACGAGCTGCGTCCGGTAACCATCACCCGCGGATTCACGTCGCACCCCGCCGGCTCGGTGCTGGTCGAGTTCGGTCAGACCCGCGTCATGTGCACCGCCTCGGTCACCGAGGGCGTGCCGCGCTGGCGCAAGGGTTCCGGGCAGGGTTGGCTGACCGCCGAGTACGCCATGCTGCCCGCCGCCACCCACGACCGCTCGGACCGCGAATCGGTCAAGGGCCGTGTGGGTGGGCGCACCCAGGAGATCAGTCGTCTGGTCGGGCGCTCGTTGCGGGCGTGCATCGACCTCGGGGCGCTGGGGGAGAACACCATCGCCATCGACTGCGATGTGTTGCAGGCCGACGGCGGTACCCGCACCGCGGCGATCACCGGTGCCTACGTGGCACTGTCCGATGCCGTCACGTATCTGGCTGCGGCCGGGCGGCTTTCCGATCCGCGGCCGCTGTCGTGTGCGATCGCCGCGGTCTCGGTGGGCGTGGTCGACGGCCGCGTCCGCGTCGACCTGCCCTATGTCGAGGATTCGCGCGCCGAGGTCGACATGAACGTCGTCGCGACCGACACCGGCACCCTGGTCGAGATCCAGGGGACCGGCGAGGGCGCGACGTTCCCGCGCTCCACGCTGGACAAGATGCTCGACGCCGCGCTCGGAGCCTGCGAGCAACTGTTCGTGATCCAGCGCGAGGCACTGGAACTGCCGTACCCGGGTGTGCTGCCGGAAGGGCCGGCCCCCAAGAAGGCGTTTGGAAGCTGA
- a CDS encoding Fic family protein, with product MDVTMFVNEQSGSLVDIVGSDPSAGEWRHKAFVPAPLADEMPNLSTPTFLAVSAARAALAALDSTATQLPDPTLLRMPALRREAQSTSALEGTYAPLAQVLTADDEEPTSAELVEILNYVRMANYGFRSVAEGRPISTHLLEDLQGLLMQGTPLADQSGHIRDTQVVIGRRGDAQPDLLPIHAARFIPPPPGDHLTTGLQDLVDWMRRDHTTTIDPVVAAAMSHYQLETLHPFRDGNGRLGRLLIILHLHAARVLTEPTLTVSPWFEARRSEYYDRLLAVSTDGAWDDFVRFFAMGLRESANVTRHQMLELVGVQAELKEVIRASALRADSAHALVDFAVSHSSFTVRNVEAGLSVSYGRANKLIGQLMDLGVLDVVDADAYKRRFFAPRALNVLTAGGSS from the coding sequence GTGGACGTGACCATGTTCGTAAACGAGCAATCAGGCTCGCTCGTCGACATTGTCGGCTCAGATCCTTCCGCCGGCGAATGGCGGCACAAAGCCTTTGTCCCGGCGCCACTGGCCGACGAGATGCCGAACCTCAGCACGCCCACATTTCTCGCGGTTTCCGCAGCTCGCGCCGCATTGGCAGCCCTTGACAGTACAGCCACACAGCTTCCGGACCCCACACTGCTGCGCATGCCGGCCCTACGACGAGAAGCGCAGAGCACGTCGGCCTTGGAAGGTACGTACGCACCTCTCGCCCAGGTTCTGACGGCAGATGACGAAGAACCGACGTCGGCGGAACTGGTCGAAATCTTGAACTACGTGCGGATGGCAAACTACGGCTTCCGGTCGGTGGCTGAAGGTCGGCCGATCTCCACACATCTCCTGGAAGATCTCCAGGGTCTGTTGATGCAGGGAACCCCGTTGGCCGACCAGTCTGGGCACATCCGTGACACGCAGGTGGTCATCGGCCGTCGGGGGGATGCACAGCCCGATCTGCTTCCGATTCATGCGGCGCGTTTCATTCCGCCACCACCCGGGGACCACCTGACAACGGGACTCCAGGATCTCGTTGACTGGATGCGCCGCGACCACACCACGACGATCGATCCCGTCGTGGCGGCGGCGATGTCGCACTACCAGCTTGAGACACTGCACCCATTCCGGGACGGGAACGGCCGACTCGGTCGACTGCTGATAATCCTTCACCTCCACGCGGCACGCGTGTTGACCGAGCCGACGTTGACGGTCTCCCCGTGGTTCGAGGCTCGGCGCAGCGAGTACTACGACCGCTTGCTCGCAGTGAGCACCGATGGAGCGTGGGACGATTTCGTCCGCTTCTTCGCCATGGGCCTACGGGAATCCGCGAACGTCACGCGACATCAAATGCTCGAACTCGTCGGCGTGCAAGCCGAACTCAAAGAAGTAATTCGCGCATCAGCGCTACGGGCGGACAGCGCACACGCCCTCGTCGATTTCGCTGTCTCACATTCTTCGTTCACTGTCCGCAATGTCGAGGCCGGCCTCTCAGTTTCTTACGGTCGAGCCAATAAGCTCATCGGGCAGCTCATGGATCTCGGTGTTCTCGACGTCGTGGATGCGGACGCATACAAGCGCCGGTTCTTCGCACCGCGGGCCCTGAACGTACTGACCGCAGGGGGAAGCTCGTGA
- a CDS encoding nitroreductase family protein, translated as MTQHEALAMPIEEAMRTQRAIRRLKSDPVDDALVLHLLELAMKAPTGSNAQNWEFIVVRDREVVAKLGGLNRRAVKVGGPIYKRVVVRDMSDQMLRIEKAVQWQADHFDEIPVVIVACLKGVIPPWPSMAASSAYGSIFPAVQNLLLAARAAGLGAALITLPLWSKFLARRALGVPWNVTPCAVIPLGWPLGKYGPTTRRPVGEFISLDRYGNRPYV; from the coding sequence ATGACGCAGCACGAAGCCCTGGCCATGCCGATCGAGGAAGCGATGCGTACTCAACGCGCGATCCGTCGACTCAAGAGTGATCCCGTCGATGACGCACTTGTGCTCCACCTTCTGGAACTCGCGATGAAGGCGCCGACGGGCTCAAACGCACAGAATTGGGAGTTCATCGTCGTGAGGGATCGCGAGGTCGTCGCGAAACTTGGCGGCCTGAATCGTAGAGCGGTGAAGGTCGGGGGTCCGATCTACAAGCGCGTCGTGGTCCGGGACATGAGTGACCAGATGCTCCGGATCGAGAAGGCAGTGCAATGGCAGGCGGATCACTTCGACGAGATCCCCGTCGTAATTGTCGCCTGCCTCAAAGGCGTCATTCCTCCGTGGCCGTCGATGGCGGCGAGCAGTGCCTACGGTTCCATTTTTCCTGCGGTGCAAAACCTCCTGCTCGCGGCACGTGCCGCTGGATTGGGCGCCGCACTGATCACCTTGCCGTTGTGGAGCAAGTTTCTGGCGAGGCGTGCCCTGGGCGTGCCGTGGAACGTCACCCCGTGCGCGGTCATCCCTCTTGGCTGGCCGCTGGGCAAGTACGGCCCCACGACACGTCGGCCGGTCGGAGAATTCATCTCTCTCGATCGGTACGGCAATCGACCGTATGTGTAG
- a CDS encoding potassium channel family protein — translation MTTRLDSWEHRAEWPLAAVAAVFLAAYTVEVLVQPRGLGAHAVTLATWLSWAVFSADYAARLYLAPDRRQWFVRHLADLAIVLLPLLRPLRLLRLIVLIGVLQKAVGNAIRGKVILYTISGAVLLVYVASLAVLQAERGHPDAHITDFGDAVWWAITTITTVGYGDMFPVTTTGRIIAALLMIGGISLVGSITATIASWIVQSVTVDDAATAAATAAHINELRAEIASLREELRQAPAVEGSGPDYRP, via the coding sequence GTGACGACGCGCCTCGATAGCTGGGAACACCGCGCCGAGTGGCCGCTGGCTGCGGTGGCAGCCGTCTTCCTGGCCGCCTACACCGTCGAAGTCCTCGTGCAGCCTCGTGGCCTGGGTGCCCATGCAGTCACCCTGGCCACCTGGCTGTCCTGGGCAGTGTTCAGCGCCGACTACGCGGCACGCCTGTACCTCGCCCCAGACCGCAGGCAATGGTTTGTGCGGCATCTCGCCGACCTGGCGATCGTCTTGCTGCCGCTGCTACGGCCATTGCGGCTGCTGCGGCTCATCGTGTTGATCGGAGTGCTGCAGAAAGCCGTCGGCAACGCGATCCGCGGCAAGGTGATCCTCTACACCATCTCGGGTGCGGTGCTGCTGGTCTACGTCGCGTCACTGGCGGTGCTGCAGGCCGAGCGCGGTCATCCCGACGCCCACATCACCGATTTCGGCGATGCCGTCTGGTGGGCGATCACCACCATCACCACGGTCGGCTATGGCGACATGTTCCCGGTCACCACCACCGGACGAATCATCGCCGCGTTGTTGATGATCGGCGGGATCAGCCTGGTCGGCTCCATCACCGCGACGATCGCGTCCTGGATCGTGCAGAGCGTGACCGTCGACGACGCGGCCACCGCAGCTGCGACGGCGGCACACATCAACGAGCTGCGCGCCGAGATCGCGTCGCTGCGGGAGGAATTGCGGCAGGCACCGGCCGTCGAAGGCTCGGGACCCGACTACCGACCGTGA